Proteins from one Triticum aestivum cultivar Chinese Spring chromosome 7A, IWGSC CS RefSeq v2.1, whole genome shotgun sequence genomic window:
- the LOC123148046 gene encoding uncharacterized protein isoform X1: MAVSNNITACLNFLALICTIPVVATGLWFASKQGAECARLARWPVAILGGLLLLVALAGFVGAYWNRQGLLAAYLFAMAALITLLLALLAFAFAVTHGSGAYDVPGRAYREYRLEGFSGWMRGYVAGDPRRWEGIRACLAASDTCKKLTMETAFFIAAEQFYQSDLSPLQALLSEIMDPADVLNVRFHYGGEFIRIGPSLDYVGGDTAMSVLERDKLSLPELKGFLADHLTVKDSMKIYFLMPGRQLVNGLLFLHTDEGCMQMSEHITDAGVADIYVEYNGEQDEPEEDASGSDFEDELDDLMDNDDEPDAVITAEEKDIVQGNVQAVNAVPEQDILEHILVPNESGVVTEIISSPVKHNIRVDALSQGSLPRLSRF, from the exons ATGGCCGTGAGCAACAACATCACGGCGTGCCTCAACTTCCTGGCCCTAATCTGCACCATCCCGGTGGTGGCCACGGGCCTCTGGTTCGCGTCCAAGCAGGGCGCCGAGTGCGCGCGGCTGGCGCGCTGGCCCGTGGCCATCCTCGgcgggctcctcctcctcgtcgccctcgCCGGCTTCGTCGGCGCCTACTGGAACCGCCAGGGCCTGCTGGCCGCCTACCTCTTCGCCATGGCGGCCCTCATCACGCTCCTCCTGGCGCTCCTCGCCTTCGCCTTTGCCGTCACCCACGGCTCCGGCGCGTACGACGTGCCCGGCCGCGCCTACCGCGAGTACCGCCTCGAGGGCTTCTCCGGCTGGATGCGCGGGTACGTCGCCGGGGACCCGCGGCGGTGGGAGGGGATCCGGGCGTGCCTCGCCGCCTCGGACACCTGCAAGAAGCTCACCATGGAGACCGCCTTCTTCATCGCCGCCGAGCAGTTCTACCAGTCCGACCTCTCCCCTCTCCAG GCTTTGCTCTCTGAAATCATGGATCCAGCAGATGTTTTGAATGTCAGGTTTCATTATGGGGGAGAGTTCATCCGCATTGGTCCATCCCTTGATTATGTTGGGGGAGATACTGCAATGTCAGTGCTTGAGAGGGATAAGTTATCACTGCCAGAGCTAAAAGGATTTTTAGCTGATCATTTGACTGTGAAAGATAGTATGAAGATATATTTTCTCATGCCCGGGAGACAGTTAGTAAATGGATTATTGTTTCTGCATACTGATGAAGGTTGCATGCAAATGTCAGAGCACATTACTGATGCAGGGGTTGCTGACATATATGTTGAGTATAATGGTGAACAAGATGAGCCAGAAGAAGATGCTAGTGGCTCTGATTTTGAAGATGAATTGGATGATCTGATGGACAATGATGATGAACCAGATGCTGTTATCACTGCAGAAGAAAAAGATATTGTTCAAGGCAATGTGCAGGCAGTTAATGCAGTACCAGAGCAAGACATTTTGGAACATATCCTGGTTCCTAATGAAAGTGGTGTGGTTACTGAAATTATAAGCAGCCCTGTGAAGCACAATATCAGAGTTGATGCTCTTTCCCAAGGCTCTTTACCAAGGCTCTCAAGGTTCTGA
- the LOC123148046 gene encoding tetraspanin-2 isoform X2 produces the protein MAVSNNITACLNFLALICTIPVVATGLWFASKQGAECARLARWPVAILGGLLLLVALAGFVGAYWNRQGLLAAYLFAMAALITLLLALLAFAFAVTHGSGAYDVPGRAYREYRLEGFSGWMRGYVAGDPRRWEGIRACLAASDTCKKLTMETAFFIAAEQFYQSDLSPLQSGCCKPPTACGYAYVSPTAWASPATPAADADCGAWSNDPRQLCYWCDSCKAGMLGTLRDQWRRANVALVAATVALLVVYVIGCSAFKNAQTEDLFRRYKWSNNT, from the exons ATGGCCGTGAGCAACAACATCACGGCGTGCCTCAACTTCCTGGCCCTAATCTGCACCATCCCGGTGGTGGCCACGGGCCTCTGGTTCGCGTCCAAGCAGGGCGCCGAGTGCGCGCGGCTGGCGCGCTGGCCCGTGGCCATCCTCGgcgggctcctcctcctcgtcgccctcgCCGGCTTCGTCGGCGCCTACTGGAACCGCCAGGGCCTGCTGGCCGCCTACCTCTTCGCCATGGCGGCCCTCATCACGCTCCTCCTGGCGCTCCTCGCCTTCGCCTTTGCCGTCACCCACGGCTCCGGCGCGTACGACGTGCCCGGCCGCGCCTACCGCGAGTACCGCCTCGAGGGCTTCTCCGGCTGGATGCGCGGGTACGTCGCCGGGGACCCGCGGCGGTGGGAGGGGATCCGGGCGTGCCTCGCCGCCTCGGACACCTGCAAGAAGCTCACCATGGAGACCGCCTTCTTCATCGCCGCCGAGCAGTTCTACCAGTCCGACCTCTCCCCTCTCCAG TCCGGCTGCTGCAAGCCGCCGACGGCGTGCGGGTACGCGTACGTGTCCCCGACGGCGTGGGCGAGCCCGGCGACCCCGGCGGCGGACGCGGACTGCGGCGCGTGGAGCAACGACCCGCGGCAGCTCTGCTACTGGTGCGACTCCTGCAAGGCCGGCATGCTGGGCACCCTGCGCGACCAGTGGCGCCGGGCCAACgtggcgctcgtcgccgccaccgtCGCGCTCCTCGTCGTCTACGTCATCGGCTGCAGCGCCTTCAAGAACGCGCAGACCGAGGACCTCTTCCGCCGCTACAAGTGGAGCAACAACACCTGA